A region of Granulicella sibirica DNA encodes the following proteins:
- a CDS encoding DHA2 family efflux MFS transporter permease subunit, protein MSSGHDTGLGWVPRHNPWAVALTVTLATFMEVLDTSIANVALPHIAGSLGASQEEATWVLTSYLVSSAVVLPISGWLSNRFGRKKFYMTCVAVFTVCSLLCGIAPSLPILILARILQGAGGGGLAPSEQAILADTFSVEKRGQAFAVYGMAVVVAPAIGPTLGGWITDNFNWHWIFFINLPIGLLSLWLSNRMVEDPPHLKVRKEQAKKAKIDFLGLGLVAVGVGCLEYTLDKGQEKDWFSDPWIRFFAISATVLLVFFAWWEWHHPEPIVDLKLLKNRNFGTAVFLQLILGMVLFGSTVLIPQYLQSLLGYTAERAGLVLSPAGFVMMVMMMVAGRSLGKIDPRLMVALGYLATAAGIYNLTRLDLYTAYGTVTWWRMLQVVGLPFIFIPISTLNYVGVPPSKSNQISSLSNFARNLGGSAGTALLTTFLARTAQTHQVALAANVIPGSPSYRIYMDKVTSILQAGGMGAAQASSTAVGQAYQQMLRQASMLSYQNAFLILSLVIVCLVPLPFIMRLPPRRAKVDPEALGGH, encoded by the coding sequence ATGAGTTCTGGGCACGACACTGGATTGGGATGGGTTCCGCGGCATAATCCGTGGGCGGTGGCACTGACGGTCACCCTGGCGACGTTCATGGAGGTGCTGGACACCTCGATCGCGAACGTCGCGCTGCCGCATATCGCCGGGTCGCTGGGCGCGAGCCAGGAGGAGGCGACGTGGGTGCTCACGAGCTACCTGGTTTCGAGCGCGGTGGTGCTGCCGATCTCTGGGTGGCTCTCGAACCGGTTTGGCCGGAAGAAGTTCTACATGACCTGCGTGGCGGTGTTCACCGTCTGCTCGCTGCTGTGCGGGATAGCGCCTTCGCTTCCGATCCTGATCCTCGCTCGGATCCTGCAAGGCGCGGGCGGCGGTGGCCTTGCGCCGAGCGAGCAGGCGATTCTGGCGGACACGTTTTCGGTTGAGAAGCGTGGTCAGGCGTTCGCCGTCTACGGGATGGCGGTGGTCGTGGCCCCGGCGATCGGGCCGACGCTCGGCGGATGGATCACGGACAATTTCAACTGGCACTGGATCTTCTTTATCAACCTGCCCATCGGTCTGCTTTCTCTCTGGTTGAGCAACAGGATGGTTGAGGACCCACCGCATCTCAAGGTTCGCAAGGAGCAGGCGAAGAAGGCGAAGATTGACTTTCTTGGGCTTGGCCTGGTGGCTGTTGGCGTCGGATGCCTGGAGTACACGCTCGATAAGGGGCAGGAAAAAGACTGGTTCAGCGATCCGTGGATCCGTTTCTTCGCGATTTCGGCGACGGTGCTGCTCGTGTTCTTTGCCTGGTGGGAGTGGCATCATCCCGAGCCGATCGTCGATCTCAAACTTCTGAAAAACCGGAATTTTGGCACGGCGGTCTTCCTGCAATTGATTCTTGGGATGGTGTTGTTCGGGAGTACGGTGCTGATCCCTCAGTATCTGCAGAGCCTGCTTGGGTACACGGCCGAGAGGGCCGGGCTTGTGCTTTCGCCCGCCGGCTTCGTCATGATGGTGATGATGATGGTGGCGGGGCGCTCGCTTGGCAAGATCGACCCGAGGCTCATGGTGGCGCTCGGATATCTAGCGACAGCGGCGGGCATCTATAACCTGACGCGGCTCGACCTCTACACGGCCTATGGAACGGTGACGTGGTGGCGCATGCTCCAGGTTGTGGGGCTGCCGTTCATCTTCATACCAATTTCGACGCTGAACTATGTGGGTGTGCCGCCGAGCAAGTCCAACCAGATCTCGTCGCTTTCGAACTTTGCCCGCAACCTGGGTGGCAGCGCGGGAACGGCCTTGTTGACGACCTTCCTGGCTCGCACGGCGCAGACGCACCAGGTGGCGCTGGCGGCGAACGTGATCCCGGGCAGCCCGTCGTATCGAATCTATATGGATAAGGTGACGTCGATCCTGCAGGCAGGTGGGATGGGAGCGGCGCAGGCTTCGTCTACGGCCGTTGGACAGGCTTACCAGCAGATGCTGCGACAGGCCTCGATGCTGAGCTATCAGAATGCGTTTCTGATTCTGTCGCTGGTGATTGTCTGCCTGGTGCCGCTGCCGTTCATCATGCGACTTCCGCCCAGGCGGGCGAAGGTCGACCCGGAGGCCCTGGGAGGGCACTAG
- a CDS encoding zinc dependent phospholipase C family protein, translated as MPLRAFLASVIAFAVLAIPARPYSVQTHQQIIDLVWLQSIQPLLLSQYPGLTPKQLQEAHAYAYGGSAIQDLGYYPFGNAFFSNLTHYVRSGDFVLALIRDARNANELAFAVGALSHYLGDTYGHSECVNPSVATVFPSLAKKYGPMVTYEENEHAHVRTEFAFDINEISKRHFAPLAYLRHVGLEIPTRLLNRAFFETYGLDAVSVVGHRRPVLRSYRFAVRSFLPRIAYAESILHRHSFPPDDPNPQYSTLAADLAQASIDNHWEEYRHRPGIGTYSLAGLIFLLPKVGPLNLLAIRGPVPSTEELYVASVNDTVTKLRGHLQDFDALSHDVPNRDLDTGLDVRPGSYRLTDQTYATLLRDVTADPTRPVPPILKHDLIAYYADPNAPISTRRNKNQWAQVQANLATLASVPTTH; from the coding sequence ATGCCCCTCCGCGCATTCCTGGCGTCCGTGATTGCGTTCGCCGTCCTGGCGATTCCGGCGCGACCTTACTCTGTTCAGACCCACCAACAGATCATTGATCTCGTCTGGCTGCAGTCGATTCAGCCTCTTCTTCTCTCCCAGTACCCTGGCCTCACTCCAAAGCAGTTACAGGAGGCGCACGCCTACGCGTACGGTGGGTCGGCCATTCAGGACCTCGGCTACTACCCCTTCGGCAACGCCTTCTTTTCCAACCTGACGCACTATGTCCGCTCCGGTGATTTTGTCCTCGCGCTGATCCGCGATGCGCGCAACGCGAACGAACTCGCCTTCGCCGTCGGCGCGCTCTCCCACTACCTTGGCGACACATATGGCCACTCCGAATGCGTCAACCCATCGGTCGCCACCGTCTTTCCGAGCCTCGCAAAGAAATACGGTCCGATGGTGACGTACGAGGAGAATGAACACGCGCACGTACGGACGGAGTTCGCCTTCGACATCAATGAGATCTCGAAACGGCACTTCGCGCCGTTAGCCTACCTGCGCCACGTCGGCCTCGAGATTCCAACTCGCCTGCTGAACCGTGCCTTCTTTGAAACCTATGGCCTCGACGCCGTGAGCGTCGTCGGGCATCGCCGCCCTGTCCTGCGCAGTTATCGGTTCGCCGTCCGATCGTTCCTTCCGCGCATCGCTTATGCCGAGTCCATCCTCCACAGGCACAGCTTCCCTCCCGACGACCCAAACCCGCAATACTCCACGCTCGCGGCTGACCTCGCTCAAGCCTCCATCGACAACCATTGGGAGGAGTATCGCCACAGGCCTGGGATCGGCACCTACTCACTCGCCGGGTTGATCTTCCTTCTTCCCAAGGTAGGCCCGCTCAACCTTCTCGCCATCCGTGGTCCGGTGCCTTCCACCGAAGAGCTCTACGTGGCGAGCGTCAACGATACCGTCACGAAGCTTCGGGGCCACCTCCAGGATTTCGATGCACTCTCCCACGATGTGCCGAACCGCGACCTCGACACCGGCCTCGATGTCCGGCCCGGCTCGTACCGCCTCACGGACCAGACCTACGCCACTCTTCTCAGGGACGTGACCGCGGACCCCACGCGTCCTGTCCCGCCCATTTTGAAGCACGACCTTATCGCCTACTACGCCGACCCGAACGCCCCCATCTCAACGCGCCGGAACAAGAACCAGTGGGCACAGGTTCAGGCGAACCTGGCAACACTTGCGTCCGTTCCCACGACCCACTAG
- the glgX gene encoding glycogen debranching protein GlgX: protein MPPTLLPGRPYPLGAKSSSRGTNFALYSEHATSVSLCLFDEQGKQTDCIPLKERTAFVWHGMLLGVKPGQLYGYRVDGPWEPEKGFRFNSSKLLLDPYAEAVTGDVDWKAPVFAYKVETGDDLQKCDKDSADGMPKGVVVDHTFPWEDDCPPDIPLADSVIYEVHVKGYSIKNPMVPENLRGTYAGLAHESSINYLKLLGITAVELLPIHHFIDDGHLVDIGLSNYWGYNTLAYFSPASRYSACGDRGGQVYEFKEMVKALHKAGIEVILDVVYNHTCEGNQLGPTLSMKGVDNTTYYRTVDGNPRFYMDYTGTGNTLNVYNPQVLKLLMDSLRHWVTEFHVDGFRFDLAATLARELHDVNKLSSFFDTIHQDPVLADVKLIAEPWDVGEGGYQVGQFPILWAEWNGKYRDTVRRFWKGDEGQLSDFAYRLTGSSDLYQYDGRKPYASINFVTAHDGFTLCDLVSYNEKHNEANGEDNKDGTTDNDSWNMGAEGPTDDEEINLMRERQTRNFLATLMLSQGVPMLTGGDEVARSQRGNNNTFCQDNELSWYDWNLDAPRRRLMDYTSKLIQFRLKHPNLHRRKFFQDRQVKGSTVRDIAWYNPDGNEIPGEAWDQPYARTLGLMLNGKTLYAANDDGSEMTDDSFLILVNAAAEGVDFTFPPPPNGNKWHVLLDTQNVDDPFADQPVTEKIIIGGRSLVLLSDAPPKG from the coding sequence ATGCCCCCCACGTTGCTACCCGGCCGCCCGTACCCGCTCGGCGCGAAATCGTCGTCCAGAGGGACAAACTTCGCCCTCTACTCCGAGCATGCCACCTCAGTCTCGCTCTGCCTCTTCGACGAGCAAGGCAAGCAGACCGATTGCATTCCTCTCAAGGAACGCACGGCCTTCGTCTGGCATGGAATGCTCCTCGGTGTTAAGCCCGGACAGCTTTATGGCTATCGGGTAGACGGCCCGTGGGAGCCGGAGAAGGGCTTTCGCTTCAACTCTTCGAAGCTTCTCCTCGATCCCTACGCCGAGGCCGTGACTGGCGACGTGGACTGGAAGGCCCCGGTCTTCGCCTACAAGGTCGAGACCGGCGATGATCTCCAGAAATGCGACAAGGACTCGGCGGACGGCATGCCCAAGGGCGTTGTGGTCGATCACACCTTTCCGTGGGAGGACGACTGTCCGCCTGACATCCCGCTTGCTGACTCGGTCATCTACGAGGTCCACGTCAAGGGCTACTCCATCAAGAACCCGATGGTTCCCGAGAACCTTCGCGGGACCTACGCAGGGCTCGCCCACGAGTCCAGCATCAACTACCTCAAGCTTCTCGGGATTACAGCGGTCGAGCTTCTTCCCATCCACCACTTCATCGACGACGGCCACCTCGTCGATATCGGTCTTTCCAACTATTGGGGCTACAACACCCTGGCCTACTTCTCTCCTGCTTCCCGCTACAGCGCATGCGGAGACCGAGGCGGCCAGGTGTATGAGTTCAAGGAGATGGTGAAGGCGCTCCACAAGGCAGGTATCGAGGTCATCCTCGATGTGGTCTACAACCACACCTGCGAGGGCAACCAACTTGGTCCTACACTCTCGATGAAGGGCGTCGACAACACCACCTACTACCGCACGGTAGACGGTAATCCGCGCTTCTACATGGACTACACCGGAACCGGCAACACGCTCAACGTTTACAACCCCCAGGTGCTCAAGCTCCTCATGGATTCTCTCCGGCACTGGGTCACCGAGTTCCACGTGGATGGCTTCCGCTTCGATCTTGCCGCTACCCTGGCCCGCGAGCTGCATGATGTGAATAAGCTCTCCAGCTTCTTCGACACCATTCACCAGGATCCTGTCCTGGCGGACGTCAAGCTGATCGCCGAGCCCTGGGACGTGGGCGAGGGCGGCTACCAGGTCGGCCAGTTCCCTATCCTGTGGGCGGAGTGGAACGGCAAGTATCGCGACACCGTTCGCCGCTTCTGGAAGGGAGACGAAGGCCAGCTCTCGGACTTCGCCTACCGGCTCACCGGCTCCTCCGACCTCTATCAGTACGACGGACGCAAGCCATACGCGAGCATCAACTTCGTCACCGCACATGACGGCTTTACGCTCTGCGACCTCGTCAGCTACAACGAAAAACACAACGAAGCGAACGGCGAAGACAACAAGGACGGCACCACCGACAACGACTCCTGGAACATGGGAGCCGAGGGTCCGACCGACGACGAAGAGATCAATCTCATGCGAGAGCGTCAGACCCGAAACTTTCTCGCCACGCTCATGCTGTCGCAGGGTGTCCCGATGCTCACGGGCGGAGACGAGGTCGCCCGGTCACAGCGCGGCAACAACAACACCTTTTGCCAGGATAACGAGCTGAGCTGGTACGACTGGAACCTCGACGCGCCGCGCCGCAGACTCATGGACTACACGTCCAAGCTGATCCAGTTTCGGCTCAAGCACCCGAATCTGCACCGCCGCAAGTTCTTCCAGGATCGCCAGGTGAAGGGTTCAACCGTTCGCGACATCGCCTGGTACAACCCGGACGGCAACGAGATCCCGGGCGAAGCGTGGGACCAGCCATACGCGCGAACGCTCGGCCTCATGCTCAACGGCAAGACGCTCTACGCCGCGAACGATGACGGCTCCGAAATGACCGACGACAGCTTCCTGATTCTCGTGAACGCGGCCGCGGAAGGCGTCGACTTCACCTTTCCTCCGCCGCCGAACGGAAACAAGTGGCACGTCCTTCTGGACACGCAGAATGTGGACGATCCATTTGCCGATCAGCCCGTGACGGAAAAGATCATTATCGGAGGCCGATCGCTCGTCCTATTGAGTGACGCGCCTCCGAAGGGCTGA
- a CDS encoding aldo/keto reductase, whose translation MTLTSRRNFLKTGIAAGALASAHLPLFAQPMTATDMVPLGNSGVKVTRLAFGTGSFGGQVQRDLGQEQFTKLVRYAYDRGIRFFETAESYGEMHKMLGIALQGIPRENYQLMSKITTHANGNPQAKIDELRTLAKTEYFDVMLLHWQHTGNWPAESSRYADGIAEAQQKKIVIGRGASVHGLPALRQMPSDPWLQVAMIRVNHKGTRMDAEDYNTEGLGNVGEVVKHVHQVRKEGMGVISMKLVGEGVFNHEDRQLAMKFAFRNAGVDAVTVGYKSPAEVDEAIQNLNQALA comes from the coding sequence ATGACTCTCACGTCGCGACGGAATTTCCTGAAAACCGGCATCGCCGCCGGTGCCCTGGCAAGCGCCCACCTTCCTCTCTTCGCTCAACCGATGACCGCGACCGACATGGTCCCGCTCGGCAACTCCGGCGTAAAAGTGACGCGCCTCGCCTTCGGCACCGGGAGTTTCGGCGGGCAGGTGCAGCGCGATCTCGGCCAGGAGCAGTTCACGAAGCTCGTCCGTTATGCCTACGACCGCGGTATCCGATTCTTCGAGACGGCCGAATCCTACGGCGAGATGCACAAGATGCTCGGCATCGCGCTTCAAGGGATTCCGCGTGAGAACTACCAGTTGATGTCGAAGATCACGACCCATGCGAACGGGAATCCGCAGGCCAAGATCGACGAACTCCGCACCCTCGCGAAGACGGAGTACTTCGACGTCATGCTCCTCCATTGGCAGCACACCGGCAACTGGCCGGCCGAGAGCAGCCGCTACGCCGACGGCATTGCCGAAGCCCAGCAGAAGAAGATCGTCATCGGACGCGGCGCGTCGGTCCACGGCCTCCCCGCCCTGCGCCAGATGCCGTCCGATCCGTGGCTGCAGGTCGCGATGATCCGCGTGAACCACAAGGGCACGCGCATGGACGCCGAGGACTACAACACGGAAGGCCTCGGCAACGTCGGCGAGGTCGTCAAGCACGTCCACCAGGTCCGGAAGGAAGGCATGGGCGTCATCAGCATGAAGCTGGTGGGCGAGGGTGTCTTCAACCATGAGGATCGCCAACTGGCGATGAAGTTCGCCTTCCGCAATGCGGGCGTCGACGCCGTAACGGTTGGCTACAAGAGCCCTGCCGAGGTTGACGAAGCCATCCAGAACCTCAACCAGGCGCTCGCCTAG
- a CDS encoding oligogalacturonate lyase family protein, translated as MTSTTPRFLLAALTFSCFPALAVSQAVAPASPPPQSWVDKTTGHRVIRLTNEPNSTGFYFNNNAYTPDGRKMIYTAPDGIHVLDLATRKTRLLVPNPPRPETEDPVARYRGGVHAIVAGHQTPSIFFSKMDLTTKLSTLYKADVDTGVVTELVTLPEGANSVATINADETLAAGTMNDGSPVAPEYGANLTSPTGTPAVRQVTGAQSGTLVQPDGKGEMMERRLASRQPLILFTINLKTGKLTTLLHSTDWVNHLLFSPADPTLLMYCHEGPWQKVDRIWTIRTDGSQNTLIHKRTFAQEIAGHEFWGIDGKTIWYDWQPIKGEDFYLAGYDVATHRRRAFHMDRNEWSIHFNVTADEGLFTGDGGDPGQVAKAPDGEFIELFHPEMKKVDGINQPGFIQPGVFHAEHLVTMSKHNYRLEPNVRFSPDHKLVIFTSNMFGPSYVFGVEVDKASPGPANGN; from the coding sequence ATGACGAGCACTACTCCCCGGTTTCTTCTCGCTGCCCTGACCTTCTCGTGTTTCCCCGCGCTTGCCGTCTCCCAGGCGGTTGCTCCTGCGAGCCCGCCACCGCAAAGCTGGGTCGATAAGACCACGGGCCATCGCGTGATCCGCCTGACCAACGAGCCGAACTCCACCGGCTTCTACTTCAATAACAACGCCTACACGCCGGACGGGCGGAAGATGATCTACACCGCGCCGGACGGCATTCACGTCCTCGATCTCGCCACGCGCAAGACCCGCTTGCTGGTGCCGAACCCTCCGCGTCCGGAGACCGAAGATCCTGTTGCCCGCTACCGGGGCGGCGTCCACGCCATCGTCGCCGGGCATCAGACGCCGAGCATCTTCTTTTCGAAGATGGACCTCACCACCAAGCTCAGCACGCTGTACAAGGCCGACGTCGACACAGGCGTCGTGACAGAACTCGTCACGCTTCCGGAGGGGGCGAACAGCGTCGCCACGATCAACGCGGACGAGACGCTCGCTGCCGGCACGATGAATGACGGATCTCCCGTCGCGCCGGAGTACGGAGCGAACCTCACGTCGCCCACGGGAACCCCGGCCGTTCGCCAGGTAACCGGGGCGCAATCGGGCACGCTCGTCCAACCTGACGGCAAGGGCGAGATGATGGAGCGCCGCCTCGCTTCGCGGCAGCCCTTGATTCTCTTCACGATCAACCTCAAGACCGGCAAGCTCACGACGCTGCTCCACTCGACTGACTGGGTCAACCACCTGCTCTTCTCGCCCGCCGACCCAACGCTTCTGATGTACTGCCACGAAGGTCCGTGGCAGAAGGTCGATCGTATCTGGACGATTCGCACCGACGGAAGCCAGAACACGCTCATCCACAAACGCACCTTCGCCCAGGAGATCGCCGGACATGAGTTCTGGGGGATCGACGGCAAAACCATCTGGTACGACTGGCAGCCGATCAAAGGCGAGGACTTCTATCTCGCCGGATACGATGTCGCGACGCATCGCCGCCGAGCCTTCCACATGGATCGGAATGAGTGGTCGATTCATTTCAACGTCACCGCCGACGAAGGCTTGTTCACGGGCGATGGCGGCGATCCGGGTCAGGTCGCCAAGGCTCCCGACGGAGAGTTCATCGAGCTCTTCCATCCAGAGATGAAGAAGGTCGACGGCATCAACCAGCCGGGCTTTATCCAGCCCGGAGTGTTTCATGCGGAACACCTGGTGACCATGTCCAAACACAACTATCGCCTGGAGCCGAACGTACGATTCTCCCCGGACCACAAGCTTGTTATCTTCACGAGCAACATGTTCGGTCCGAGCTATGTCTTTGGCGTCGAGGTCGACAAAGCCTCGCCGGGCCCGGCTAACGGAAACTAG
- a CDS encoding UbiA family prenyltransferase: MAVSTQRQQFTLGERLRAHVQIARLDHSIKNLFVLPGIIVPLSVDPSLLTGALVVKVAIAFLAITLVACSNYVINEVLDAPFDRLHPTKFMRPAARGVVHTGAAYVQWLVMMIAGVGIGFIFLGKMFALAAIALWVMGCFYNFPPIRTKDVPYLDVLTESINNPLRMLLGWYTVTSVIVPPVSLLFSYWMIGCYFMALKRFSELSEIGDKAVAGAYRASFKHYTPESLLVSVVFYASAAMLFFGAFSVRYRLELILGFPLVALTMAIYFRLSFQKGSSVQNPEKLYREPMLMAAFVATALTIGILLFVHMPRLEQFFTPTLPVTPVTAIPVRPS; the protein is encoded by the coding sequence ATGGCTGTATCGACACAGCGGCAGCAGTTCACGTTGGGCGAACGGCTCCGGGCGCATGTGCAGATTGCCAGGCTCGACCACTCCATCAAGAACCTCTTTGTCCTCCCCGGGATCATCGTCCCGCTAAGCGTCGATCCGTCGCTTTTGACCGGTGCGCTCGTCGTCAAGGTCGCGATCGCATTCCTTGCCATCACCCTGGTTGCCTGCAGCAATTACGTCATTAACGAAGTGCTCGATGCGCCATTCGATCGGCTCCACCCGACGAAATTCATGCGTCCCGCGGCGCGCGGCGTCGTCCATACTGGGGCGGCGTATGTGCAGTGGCTTGTGATGATGATCGCCGGTGTTGGGATCGGGTTCATCTTCCTTGGGAAGATGTTCGCGCTGGCGGCTATCGCGCTGTGGGTGATGGGGTGCTTCTATAACTTCCCCCCCATCCGCACAAAAGACGTGCCGTACCTCGATGTGTTGACGGAGTCGATCAATAATCCGTTGCGCATGCTTCTCGGCTGGTACACGGTCACGTCAGTGATCGTCCCTCCGGTCTCTCTCCTCTTCTCGTATTGGATGATCGGGTGTTATTTCATGGCGTTGAAGCGGTTCAGCGAGTTGTCGGAGATCGGGGACAAGGCGGTGGCGGGTGCCTATCGTGCTTCGTTCAAGCACTACACGCCGGAGTCGCTCCTGGTGTCGGTGGTCTTCTACGCTTCGGCTGCGATGCTGTTCTTTGGGGCATTTTCAGTGCGATACCGGCTCGAGTTGATTCTTGGCTTTCCGCTGGTCGCGCTGACCATGGCGATCTACTTCAGGCTTTCGTTCCAGAAGGGCAGCTCGGTACAGAACCCGGAGAAACTTTACCGCGAGCCGATGTTGATGGCCGCCTTCGTCGCGACGGCGCTCACGATCGGTATCCTCCTCTTCGTCCATATGCCAAGGCTCGAGCAGTTCTTCACGCCGACCCTTCCGGTGACCCCTGTGACGGCAATCCCAGTGAGGCCCTCCTAG
- a CDS encoding glycosyltransferase family 39 protein: MDLAHEGRDGKLVERLVLLVSLIVLLMQSSVRPMEADEMYGYFTAAEPSAWAVLRTQMSAPISLDPPTYQLLSHGTMDVVGANSLGARLPSILGFLLMQWCLFVFVRRLAGVWAGWFAMIFPLATYTLHYAAQGRPYGWLLGMYGAALVCWQAAARREDEGIDEDRFWILVGLGAALVGAITSHFFGLLILIPICAAELARTFTRRKLDPGVLTAIAVGIASVATLLPFKAAVTIYREHYYTKMPGVRTVSLAYRRLFLEYPSSWGLGAQRNALIVLTAFVLGVFALAWLRFRKRPAGEPMADWVAVAVLAALPFFGYAFALVVTKTIEVRYVMPALLGLTILLALGLQPIFQKPAGAKIALGTVVVAAMVSIGGIGLMDLAARTALRQEMAHISDSGNGETLYTVDMGKFVTHWFYADDALRGRLTYVYSQEREIALMDHDVNYLTAIFMSKMAPTVRVASYEQFLEDSSDGTASLVVVYPDSGWDWMPRELRESSASVTPLGTALGGSLERVVVR, from the coding sequence GTGGACCTGGCGCACGAGGGTCGCGACGGAAAGCTGGTAGAACGGCTCGTTCTTCTGGTGAGCCTTATTGTGTTGCTGATGCAGTCCTCTGTCCGGCCCATGGAGGCGGACGAGATGTACGGCTACTTCACGGCAGCGGAACCGTCGGCGTGGGCCGTGTTGCGCACGCAGATGAGTGCGCCTATCTCGCTCGACCCACCGACGTATCAGTTGCTCTCGCACGGGACGATGGACGTGGTCGGCGCGAATTCCCTCGGTGCGCGGCTTCCGTCGATCCTTGGCTTTCTCCTCATGCAGTGGTGCCTGTTCGTCTTCGTGCGTCGACTCGCGGGCGTGTGGGCCGGGTGGTTCGCCATGATCTTCCCGCTTGCGACCTATACCCTGCACTACGCCGCGCAGGGACGTCCCTATGGATGGCTGCTCGGTATGTACGGAGCGGCTCTGGTCTGCTGGCAGGCTGCCGCACGCCGGGAAGACGAAGGCATAGACGAAGACCGGTTCTGGATCCTCGTCGGCCTGGGAGCCGCTCTCGTCGGAGCCATTACCAGCCACTTCTTCGGCCTGCTCATTCTCATCCCCATATGCGCTGCGGAACTGGCTCGCACATTCACACGGAGAAAGCTCGACCCAGGTGTCCTCACCGCGATAGCCGTGGGCATCGCTTCGGTCGCGACGCTTCTTCCGTTCAAGGCTGCCGTCACGATTTATCGCGAGCACTATTACACGAAGATGCCGGGAGTCCGCACCGTCTCGCTGGCCTACCGGAGGCTCTTTCTGGAGTATCCTTCGAGTTGGGGGCTTGGAGCGCAGAGGAATGCACTCATCGTTCTGACGGCGTTCGTCCTCGGAGTCTTCGCCTTAGCCTGGCTGCGCTTCAGAAAGAGACCTGCAGGCGAGCCCATGGCGGACTGGGTTGCCGTCGCCGTGCTCGCCGCGCTCCCCTTCTTCGGTTATGCCTTCGCGCTCGTCGTGACGAAGACAATCGAGGTGCGCTACGTCATGCCCGCGCTGCTTGGCTTGACGATTCTGCTTGCGCTTGGCCTTCAGCCCATCTTCCAAAAACCTGCAGGCGCAAAGATCGCGCTCGGAACCGTCGTGGTGGCGGCTATGGTTTCCATCGGGGGCATCGGCCTCATGGACCTCGCGGCCCGGACGGCTCTCCGCCAGGAAATGGCCCACATCTCGGACTCTGGCAATGGCGAAACCCTCTACACCGTTGACATGGGCAAGTTCGTCACCCACTGGTTCTACGCCGACGACGCTCTCCGTGGCCGCCTGACCTACGTCTACTCGCAGGAGCGCGAGATCGCTCTCATGGACCATGACGTCAACTACCTTACGGCGATCTTCATGTCGAAGATGGCCCCGACGGTACGGGTCGCCTCGTATGAGCAGTTCCTCGAGGATTCAAGTGACGGAACCGCCTCGCTCGTCGTCGTCTACCCCGACTCCGGTTGGGACTGGATGCCGCGCGAACTCCGCGAAAGCAGCGCCAGCGTCACGCCGCTGGGAACAGCGCTCGGCGGCTCGCTGGAGCGTGTCGTCGTCCGCTGA
- a CDS encoding Sec-independent protein translocase subunit TatA/TatB, with translation MPSFQDSAVIFIIALLLFGPRKLPELARQLGKLMGEFRRASNDFRMQMEDELRMTEQAERQKEIAAIEAAAPRPAIAAPAQEEPVAESSYTSSPVAEEATTSEPLPIASSGELKMMPPSTGLPTARGAVSDESESALTPLLESIPEAPPNRTEFADHTIHTPDAAGSDAHQADHHG, from the coding sequence ATGCCTAGCTTTCAGGACAGCGCAGTCATCTTTATCATCGCCCTCCTGCTCTTCGGGCCGCGCAAGCTCCCCGAGCTTGCACGGCAGTTGGGCAAGCTGATGGGTGAGTTTCGCCGGGCCTCGAACGATTTTCGGATGCAGATGGAAGACGAGCTGCGCATGACCGAGCAGGCCGAGCGCCAGAAAGAGATCGCCGCCATCGAAGCCGCCGCACCCAGGCCCGCCATCGCCGCTCCCGCGCAGGAGGAACCCGTCGCGGAGAGTTCGTACACTTCGTCGCCGGTCGCTGAGGAAGCCACGACATCCGAGCCGCTGCCTATCGCCAGCTCGGGGGAATTGAAGATGATGCCACCGAGCACGGGGCTGCCCACCGCCCGCGGAGCGGTGAGCGATGAGAGCGAGTCGGCGTTGACGCCTTTGCTGGAGTCGATTCCGGAAGCGCCGCCGAACCGGACAGAGTTCGCCGACCACACCATCCACACGCCGGACGCGGCAGGCAGCGACGCACATCAGGCGGACCATCATGGATGA